The DNA window caaaacgacgtcgttttgaagcGTGACCTGAAAACTAACCCCATGCGCCCTAGGATCCACTTGTTTTCGCGGCAAGGGTCTATTTCGACCCTGGTCCTTCCACTTTTgggcatatttttaattttgtcctaagtcttttttgttctttttaaatTGCACTGATAACTTCAAACttctttcaatttggtccccCGTTTGCTGACCCCTTGGGAATGACGTGTGTCCTTGAGTTTTGGGATAATTTtccatttagtccctatttcttATTGCacgtttcattttagtcctttattccgtttattaatttattttttattatttacgatTTATACccctaatttcatttaaatttcaatttaatcctttgttTATTTAACTTCAACCTTTCTAccaattgtttatttatttatttatttatttattacttctttatttttatacataCTTAAGAATTATATTGTATACAAGCTTTTATTGgtgcattttttatttattgttattgtaatttttttgtgttcttttattcttgttcttttattctttcttttattatttttggcaCTTTCATGTCATGTCCATCTATCTTTTAATCATGaatctttcattttttatttattttaagttactttatttattttttattattatgatatgattattaatattattataattatagtattacagtatttttttatttacttattatttatcattCTAATATTTTACTCACATagtcattttatattatttcaccATCACTATATCATACATTATGTTTAAACATTTGTCCGTTTCATATTCTACCCGAATAAACTAAATATACATCACTTTAAGTGTTCCATTAATTTTTACTCAACTCATAAAAAGGGAAATTTCAAAACCAAGACAACGTTCTTATTTAGAGATTTGAGAAgtcatgccctaacttacgggatttgattttctttttgaacctaaataaccgaatatccttttaaaattaaaaaacacaCGAGATTTAAACAATAACTAAATAATGAacaattttattttcaagaatttaggaTGTCATGTCCTAACTTAGGGGACATAACCTTTTCGTTTTGGTTATCTCGAAATAAGAAAGCTTCTTCTATGAGTTTTGATTTAACTaaatgattttaataaaaaaattatgcaaaGAGGGatactatttaaatttttaaatttttaattctcgacactaagacaccaAGTAATCTACTAGGTATTAATTTTGGGCGCcacgagggtgctaattcttcctcatgcgtaaccgactcccgaactcatttccTGGATTTTGTTGACTGAAAAGTATCGTTTTAAAtctaacatttaattaaaatgagttttgaggtgattcaatcacacctaataaaaagtATTGGTGGCAACttccattttcgtttttttaaataaaaataaaagtcgaTCTCAAAAAGGTTTCGACACTTATATCATATTTTTGTTTCTTATCCTATTTGTTATATTATGTGTCAGTATATGTGTAAGAttgtctttctttttctattagaCTTTTTATGTGTCAGTATATGTGTAAGAttgtctttctttttctattagaCTTTTTTTATAACAATAATATTTGTATAAGagtttataatgttttattttgttaGAGCTTAATGTTATAcaaatttgtatttaatttttaacaattaagTGTAGCCTTTAAACTTATATTGTTAGTAtataaagttttgtttttaatttttaaaaattaagtgtaACCTTTAAAAATTAAGAGTAAGCGATCTCACATTGTCTATATATACTCATATCCCACATTGcttaagaaaataaggaaaatgagACTTGGGGTCTATATAAAGAcatgttttgtaaattttatttgcaCATTAATAGGTGGCaccagaaaattaaaaaaaaactattggtCCTGCCACTTTTAGTACTGATATGGTGGAGAAAGCGTTTCCAGTTGGaatcgttttttttttttgcaaatcaCCTGAAAGTGCTTCCACATGCGTTTTTTTGAATTTCACTTAAAAATGTTTTCAGTTGGAAGTGTTTTCATCAAATCAGCCTATTCTTGCAAATCTTCCAAAAAATGGCCTAATttagtaaatttgaaaaattttcgaCATTTATTGGTAATTTAGTCAAACTTTATTACCTTCCATCAATTgggtatattaataatgttgttgatgACAACACTATAATAAATAATCGTATTCATTTAGCATATTAATATGATGtgttcatttgtttaaatttcatttcacttacaatttaaaCACATTgtgtgttttaaatatgtgatagAGTTTCTAGTAGATATAATTAAAAAACTTTCACCCACATTGTGTAGATATACCATAATCTAATTTTattagtaaaagaaataaaaaaaagtattttttatttcaatatttatgtattttatttaaatttaaatacaaattattATTAAAGGGTAATTCAAATCAATAACACCCAAATTTGACAAAAATATTATCCACAATGGGGAGAAGCCTGAGATGTTGATAGATTTACATTAGGGGAAAATCtataatatttatctaaatttgatatttaaattgtaACACTTCAAATCCGATTCAATTGTCGAGTTTGAGTTCTAGGATGTTACATTCATTGTCGGATCAACTACAATCAATCACAACTAAATATACATAAAACATGTATTATAcatgataaataattattttcaggTCAAATACTAGCTTACGAAAGTTTTGTATCATCCCGAGATCAAATAAGGAGTAatctgtaaaattttcaaaatacctCAGGCAAATGTCACCACTTAAATTGCAGTCACAATGTTGCCAttgctattttttaattttggctcTATTCATTGATGTTTATGGTAATTGATCATAATAGCATCCACTGCATTTACAATTGAGATAAGAAGAGAATGAAACtgaaaaaagttaattaaatatgtaattacaACAATTTAGATTTCAAcactttatttatttgaaatttatacaTGAATAGACTTGGATATAGAAATACAGAATTATGGAGTACATAAGGATATACGAGTTTGTTCCGAGAAGACAACAATCATCCAAAAATCTGAATCCTTTATGTGAGATAGCCAAATCCAGTCAAGTCGATTTCTGTAAAAATATTTAGATTATTAGTGAAAATGAAGAATACTGTAGTTGGGATTATTATGAACAAATAATTGTAAATGTAGAATATCAAATCAAACCTTAAAACCTTCTAGTATTTAAGGTGAAGTGTGCAATAGGATATAAAAGTAGTACAAAGGTAGACAACATGTGATTTTTTACTCTACAAGGTAGCCAAATTCAACCCGACCCACccacattaaaaatttttatattattttttatataaaaataaattttaaacaaaataatacatcaaattCTCTAAAAACATTACAATAAATGTTTctcactaaataaataaatttaaaaaagtcttcgtatttaaataacactaatataagtataacttaacaagcaaacggctctaaaatagtagaaaaattaacaataaaataagaattatacaatattcaaataacaaaaacaaaatagtaataatataatagtaaaatgacagtaaaataataaaaaaaaacagaacaaTAAAAAACAgcagaagtttttttttttttttttttgcaaattcaaaCTGGGCTAGGTCGGACAAAAAAAACTTACCTGAAGCTTagtctattttttaaatagatcttaatttttttacctaaacccattttttaggcctatatttttacttaaatcctTTCATTTTTCGAACGAACTTTCAAGTTGAACCAAATGACTCAACCCATTCATAACTAATTATTAACTTTACAAAACATAGCATATTAGTAGAGTATTCTATAACCTTATTACCAGCCCTACGAAGTAATACACCTAAGTATTCACTCCATGTCTAAAAAACTCCAAGCTTTCTAACACCTTTCCTAAATAACTCTCTAAAACACTATTAGAGCATTAACCAGTGAGTCCCGGCACCTCATATTAACTGCCTCCACCCTTTTAAACTCTATCTTTTGTCAACATAACAATAGTACAAAGATCATAAAATCATAATGTAACCATGAAAACTGAGATTAAGATAAAAGGAAAGCTCACCATGAGAAAATATCCCATTTGAGAAAACCTCCTTGCCCTCTGCTATTAACAAACTTGTACTTTGAACCAGCAACTAACATAAGAAAAATTGAATATCTTAATACGGATTTGAGAGTTATATTGTTTcggttttttattttgtaaagtaTTTATATTCAACACTTGTATCAGAtgattcttaaaaattcaaaaatcttaaaaaattttaatcatagCGATATCAGATACAAGTCCATATTGGATGCTCAAGTAACATATATTAAGCTCCAAATCACGTATAAATCCAAATATGGATTGGAATTGAAGTAATTGTACCTTCATAACCTCCCACAACGGGATCTTCTGATAATAAACTGGGTGCACTAATATTAACATATCTGCATAAAGAAAAAGTCGAATCAGAACTTAAACCCTTTGataatttgtttgaaaattttacagaTTTAGTTCAAAATGCTAGATCTAAGCAATGAATAATATCTACGTTGCTtcaatttttcacttttttgtGTTCATCAACATTTTGGACGTATTTTTTAACATAGTTGCGAGCCTCGAATCTTTCAAAAGCAAAGACTCTTTTGAGCCGTAAAAAATGGGAATTGGACCGAGAACTGCTATAGAAAAAACCGGTAAAAACTGGTCGGACCGTTTTTTGGAAATTTTGGGCTCTTTACGCCCAAAGCCTGATTCTTTTCAACTATCAGTCCAAAgcagaaaaaataaaaactaaaacctGAATTGGTCAACCTACCCGTGACCACCAACCCCTCCCCCGTCCCAGACCCATCAGCTTCCTCAGCCCCAGCACAGCAGAGAGAGTAGAAAGGTTTAAACTTTAAAGAGTAGAGagagttatgaagaagaaaggtttaaaaaaatgaaaaaaaaaaaatgaagaactgAAAATCATCatgaaaatgaaaagttgagAGAGTGAAGAAGCCACCAATCTGAACtgataagaaaagaaagaaagggttcctctcttcatgaatatcaaaaaaataaaatattaaaataaggaaaaataaactaaatggcaatacccaaaaaaaaaaacctaaatggCAATACCCTTTTCTACTTTGGCATTTGGGACATTGAACCtcgtttttattattatttctcttttaagttttaattttttttcatttctctattctttatttttcaattttcaagtaTATGGATATGGATATAGATATTTGTATTCGAAAATCACACTTAAAAGCTCGAGCCACACAGGATAACATCAAATGCTAGTTACAGTTCCCAGAAGAAAGGAAGGAAGGAAGAGGCAAACTTACCTGAAGCAACCAAGGCCAGCGACTAAATGACCAGCAACACCAGTGGCAAGTCTAGTTTCAGCAACACTATCAATCATAAGTTCCAATCCAGATTTTTTAACCATTTCTACAATTTCAAGGATACCAAGAACCCCAAATTTGGATAGTTTAATGTTGATAACATCCACAAGATTTTCCTCCATAAGTTTTTTGATGTCCGTCAAATCCCTGCAACTTTCATCTGCTGCAACTGATACCCCATACTTATGCCTTGCAACGTTACTCACATCACCAAGGCCTCTCCAGTCATCTCTATGAACTGGTTGTTCAAAAACTGTAGGAATCACCCCTTTTTCTGCAATGAGACCAACATAATTGTGATCTTTTAATTAGAGGTGTACGTGGAGCAGGTTTATATACCGTATTACCATTATATCAGGCATGCCCTGACTTAAAATAAGAGCTTCAAATTTTATTCAGACTTATCTATATTTAACTAAAACTGAAAAACAACTCGGATCAAACTCAAGCATCGCTCATAGTTTAAATGTCTTAGTTTTTTCTCAAACTCATTTTCAAGCATAATAATTTTGTTCAAATCACCTCAAATATTGGTGGGACTTCAGTTTTGGACGATGACTTGTGATATTGAAAATTGCTTACCATTTAGTTTGTGAAGAACTTCGATGGCTTCCTTTGAAGTGTAACCCTCATTTGCATCTAAGATAAATAAGCAATGAGGGTGGGCAGCTCTTACTGCTTGAAGAACTTCAATATCTGCATTTACATTCCTTCCCAGTTTAATCTCCAATGTCTTGAATCCTAGTTTGTAATATTTAGCAGCCAGATCGAATGCTTTAGCCGAGGAAGTAGTTGGGATCTGTAGACATGGAAATTATTAGTCTCCATCTCAACCATGACACTGCTATCTAAGTCGGTCTTTGTAATGTGATATGCTATGTTGCTTTTATTTGTATTCCATACTCCTATTCCGAcgcatattttcatattaaagcTTCCAATCATAAAAGGATTAGAAAGAACCCAACATAACCGTATTAAATAAACATTATTCAACACTCAGTATCCAAATTTATGTAACATGTATTATGTTAAACTAGGCTCTAGGTAATTGTCAAATCCAAAATCTGTCTGTATACTCGATCTTTTCGAGATTTTTGTATATTTAGAAAACCATACCTATACTCAGTATCAAACTAGTATCGAACACAACTAcatataaaagtaaaaagacCGATTATATATACATTACTTAACTGTAGCAGCAGTGGACAAGGAATTGGACACTCCCCCAAATAATCTCCATAGGGGCACATCAATGCTATTAGCAACTGCGTCAACCAATGCCATTTCTAACCCAGCCCTAACCTTCATACACAGATAAAAAATCATAAGGATCCGATGCAAAGGGGACCAAACAAATTACttagttttcttcttttctttttcctacgTAGTTTTTTTTATCAGGGGTCTAGGGGAAGAGGACACCACAAGCTTATTTGATAAGTAAATAGTTATATTATTAGAACTTGAGTGTgtatagttaaaatttttaaattttttttaatgtatttggaGAATTTATGCAAGTCATCCTCTTCGGACATGAATATCATAATATCCTTCTAAAAAATTAGTCCAAGCAATATAAGAATACTATTGATGGTGAGTCGAAGTCTTGGGAATGTCTCGATTGGTAACATGACCTGCAAGCTCACGAGAAAACTATCAGTATTGGGCAATTATTATGCATATTGTACTTATGGGGTCTATACCACCAACCAAGGTATAGATCTTACTCATGATACCGGCACCTCTTTTGTGAGCGTGCAAATCATATTTTCACCAATCGAAACACTCTCTGAACCGCAAACCTCTTTAGACTTTTCTCTATAAATGGAAGACAAAATCCCAACGAAAACAATTCCTTCAATTGAAGGTCTAAGACACTCCAAAGCAGCCCCTCGCCCTCAACAAACACAATATAATGTTAATGTTAgtacataatgagaacatgattGTACTTACAGAAGCAAATTCGCTACCAGGAAACATCTCTGAGATCTGATGTAAAACCAAATTCAAAGTCACTGGAGATCCCTGGCTAAGAAATTCACAGGCTTTTCTCACTTCCTCAAGAGCAGTGGCTTGGTTCCAGTTAACCCATGGAACCACTGATACCTCACCCCACCCGACACACCCATTGCTGAGTTCAACTCGTACAGCCACATTCTCAACCTTTTCAAGCCTGGAACAGCCAACGGTCACCGGTTCTTGAAGCCCAACATTCAATGGTCTCCCTTCAGCACAATGAACATCAACCCAGAAAATCTCAGTCAAGTTCTTCAATCCCAAGCTTGTTCTTGGCCTTTCAGTGCTCCCACTGACTGCTGATTGAGTCACCAGCTCACTGCTGCTAGTGCTGGAGCTGACAATGAAACGAGTCTGCAAGTTGCTTCGATGGTTAACCAGAGAAGACCGAGAGAAAAGGAAAGAGTTTGTTGGACAACAGAAACCAAGTGAAGCCATTGGATTGGAAAGATGGTTGAACTTAGCTTTCTTGTTGATATTTAGCAAGCACTCAATGTCAttctttatttatctatttttgttgggtttgtTTTCCAGTTAACATACAAAAAACAAACCTAAGCTGCACCCTAACAAGGTCTTTTTTATTTGTCATGCCATTGATGGTGTACTGTACTAAGAGCATATTTAAGTGATTGGTGACCTTTGGAGGAGTGAAAGAGTcacatgaaaaaaagaaaaaaacatatgcGTCCTTTGAGTGTTGACCCCACTTTATCAAGCTCCGGTCTGTAAATTTTGGCCCCTCTGATATGAATGGAAAGATGGAGTGATAAAAAGGTTTAATacccttaaataaatttttaatttctaattttatgaaaaagaagaaatgaaaaccattttctttttcatttataatttgtTAGGGCTGGATGTAATTATTGAATACTGtcttactaaaaaaaaaaaaaacctgctCATCAGCCTAATGCATATGGTAAGCTAAAACATGGCAAGGCCACCGAAGTGAGCACCTCGACGGCAATGCCGGGACATAATGATTGGTTATAGGGTGAAATAGACAAAACCTCCGTCCCCACTCCATATCAACTTTAAGGAAAGAAACAAAATCTGTTTTGGTGacacatttaatcaattattaGGGTCagtaaaataatttgaaacaaaaatcatGGGCATTAACTTCTTTGTTAAGTTATTAATGGGATGTTTTATTTGGAAATTCAATTCGAGTAGTATTTGTGGCGAGGTAACAgttacaataattatttttttcttcgtaattatttttaattttattgaaggTAAACGCATTACTCATCTAAAGGCATAATCTTTTAGATCAAACTCAGTTTGACTGAATATAgttactataatttttttttcaaatttcctaattattattttgatatattttggggttttttttaattttttcatagaTAAAAGAGGGCAATACACTGccttaaattaatttattcatacATGGGAATCACTTAATATCTCTTCTAAAAGTAGTCTCCTAACGTAAGGTGTAGGAACATCAATATAAATTAAGTTAACATCATTAGAAAGACATGATTTAGCTAGCCAATGAGCAACCATATTTCGCTCCCTATTCACGAGCTGGAACTTAATTGTTGGAACCTGACAAGTCACTTCCTTAATTTTCCTAACAAAAGTCATTGAACATATACTTCCAGaacattctttaatcatatccaCAACCATCATACAATAAGATTCGAAGGTATACTTTGATAtcatatgttttaatattatttggggTAAATTATATAAATGGTCACCCAATTGTGCCTGCGTTCCTGTTTTGGTtatctaactttaaaaatttacaatttaggcACTAACGTTTGAATTCATTCTTATTTTAGTCACTCACCGTTAAATTGATAACGGAAAGCCTTTTCTAActagtataataacacatttactCCTCAATActttcatttttatcaatttgatcctaattctaaataatttaataaatttaaccattcacatttacaaattctatcaatttgatgatcaaacttcctaaccaaaactttcaacttttaaaacaaAGACCTTCCAcatctattaattgttttactttttcgcaaataattaaaaaaaatagaacacataataatctcttaatcaatttacaaaattaaaaaaatcattaccaatgtaacaaaagaaaattcaattaattctttcacattttttatcttatgaaaaattaaatgttcataatttttcatatataattattgattgaacaattggatttttcaaaaccatatttttttaactttagatttaattttcaatttcaatgaTCAACTTCTAGGACGATTTTTATGTATCTTAAAGGAAATATCATACTTATCAAGAAAACAGCAACCGAATAGTAAATGAAGCTAAATAGtccaaaatcaagcaattttcacttaattttttttaaacattttacttCCTAACATATGGTAAAATATGCAaaccaagataaaaaaaatacaaaattaaaaaaaaggcatTAGTCCACTTTATGGGCGGTTTTACCATAAGCTTCAAACTTTATACTATATTCAcatcataaataaattaaacaaaaaggtCAATATTATCAagcttttaaattttgatttatgggTTCTACAAACAAACACATTATTAAAGCAGATTACCAATTATATTTATTAgccatataaaataataaattgctTTTTTACTAAAAAACAATATAACAAAATCACATGCTTAAAAGTCAAACTCAAGCATACAAAATAAATATCATGAAATTTCTacactgaaaaaaaaaagatgatgaagAAATAAACATGTAAGTGATTGTGCTTGGTTTCCCAGTTAGGTATCTATATGCCAAAATCCCCCTAAAAAGGGGAAATTCAAGGATatgtaaatgaaaatatataatatttttagcgaagagaaaaaaaaagaacacaccTTGACATAGAACAACTATTGATAAAGATGACATTTTATTTCAAAAAGGGTTATGTACTGAATTGGATTATTTTAACCATAAACAAAACAATTAATAGATGTGGAATGCCTCTTTTATAAAAGCTTAAAGCTTTGTTAGAAAGTTTGAGgataaaattgatagaatttctaaATGTGagtggttaaatttattaagttatttagaattaggatcaaattgatataatatgtaagtGTCGAGGaataaatgtgttattataccaattagaaTAAGTCTTTCTATTATCAATTTAACGGTGGATGATCAAAATAAGAACAAATTCAAACATTAATgtctaaattgaaattttttaaagttgggtgaccaaaatagaaacatgGGCACTCAACCATTTGTATACTTtaccttattattttttatatgttaatgggaaattttttagaatattttttctTGAGTAGTAATTCGACACTCTACACTAATTAGTGTTATGCATGTTATGAGGTATTATTGTGAAGTACATGCATAGTACCTCGACACATATGGGTGTCGAGTTAAGGGTTAAGAGGTTTGATGGGGATATTTATTTGGATGTTGACCTAATCAAACGAATTAAATTCAGTGGAGGTTGACTCTTACGGTTGTCAATTTCCACCCTATAAAAACTCATACATTTCTCCTTTCTTCGCGCCCAAAATCTTCCCAAAACTCTCTAATTCTCTCAAGCTCTCAAGCACTCCTACTCTTCAGAAAATCTTGttcttttttacttatttttcagAGAAGAATGATGGAACACGTTGCAAAATACACCATCAATATGGTGAAATCTCTAACTCAattctttttagtttttaatttttgcgaaaatattattatgatttttgaaatttaatattattattttgtgaaTTTTTAACAAGCGATTGATCGAGTTCTTTGGATCCAACACAATTTATATTTCATGAATCCTAATTGTCATATCAAAGAACACTTGAAGGATGTCGGTTTATGTGTGATATCTAAGATGACAAAGTtgaaaatcatttcaaatttagTTGCCGCATTGGTAAAAAGAT is part of the Gossypium hirsutum isolate 1008001.06 chromosome D11, Gossypium_hirsutum_v2.1, whole genome shotgun sequence genome and encodes:
- the LOC107912917 gene encoding L-Ala-D/L-amino acid epimerase, which codes for MASLGFCCPTNSFLFSRSSLVNHRSNLQTRFIVSSSTSSSELVTQSAVSGSTERPRTSLGLKNLTEIFWVDVHCAEGRPLNVGLQEPVTVGCSRLEKVENVAVRVELSNGCVGWGEVSVVPWVNWNQATALEEVRKACEFLSQGSPVTLNLVLHQISEMFPGSEFASVRAGLEMALVDAVANSIDVPLWRLFGGVSNSLSTAATIPTTSSAKAFDLAAKYYKLGFKTLEIKLGRNVNADIEVLQAVRAAHPHCLFILDANEGYTSKEAIEVLHKLNEKGVIPTVFEQPVHRDDWRGLGDVSNVARHKYGVSVAADESCRDLTDIKKLMEENLVDVINIKLSKFGVLGILEIVEMVKKSGLELMIDSVAETRLATGVAGHLVAGLGCFRYVNISAPSLLSEDPVVGGYEVAGSKYKFVNSRGQGGFLKWDIFS